Proteins from a genomic interval of Gloeocapsa sp. PCC 73106:
- a CDS encoding ribonucleotide-diphosphate reductase subunit beta: MTYLANKTQPMHINPIFNPGGDDRIENRSIWFGNTTNLMQLNDVRYQWATGLYQQMRENFWIPQKLDITQDVTDYSNLTSEERYAYDGILSYLTFLDSVQTCNIPHLKNSITAPEISVCMAEQLSQEAMHNQSYQYIIETIIPNEKRSNVYEFWRRDKVLAERCEFIAKIYQQYVDQPTSENYFVSLLADYLLEGLYFYNGFIFFYNLASRMLMPGSADIFKMINRDELSHVRLYQKILPEAMATFTHSNEQIYEMFDTAVQHECRWTNHIVGNSILGITDTSTEQYTKYLANIRLRAIGLNPLYTEEKYQKSPYTHLERFSDTKKEAFTKANFFEASVTSYVMSSGVTGWDEI, encoded by the coding sequence ATGACCTATCTAGCTAACAAAACTCAACCCATGCACATCAACCCCATCTTTAATCCAGGTGGGGACGATCGCATTGAAAATCGTTCGATTTGGTTCGGTAATACTACCAACTTAATGCAGTTAAACGACGTCCGCTACCAATGGGCTACCGGTTTATACCAACAAATGCGGGAAAATTTTTGGATCCCGCAAAAACTGGATATCACTCAAGACGTCACAGATTACAGCAATTTAACCTCAGAGGAAAGATACGCTTACGACGGAATATTATCTTATTTAACTTTTTTAGATTCCGTTCAAACCTGCAACATTCCTCATTTGAAAAATAGTATCACAGCGCCAGAAATTAGCGTCTGTATGGCTGAACAACTATCCCAAGAAGCCATGCACAACCAAAGTTATCAATACATCATTGAAACGATTATTCCTAATGAAAAAAGAAGTAATGTTTATGAGTTTTGGCGCAGGGACAAAGTCTTAGCAGAGCGCTGTGAATTTATCGCTAAAATCTATCAGCAATACGTAGATCAACCAACATCAGAAAACTACTTTGTTTCCCTATTAGCTGATTATTTACTCGAGGGTTTATACTTCTACAATGGCTTTATCTTTTTCTATAATTTAGCATCCAGAATGTTAATGCCCGGTTCAGCCGATATCTTTAAAATGATCAATCGGGATGAATTGAGTCACGTTAGACTTTATCAGAAAATACTCCCTGAAGCCATGGCTACCTTTACTCATTCCAATGAGCAAATCTACGAAATGTTTGATACAGCCGTTCAACATGAATGTCGCTGGACTAACCATATCGTCGGTAATAGCATTTTGGGTATAACTGATACTAGCACCGAACAATATACCAAATACCTCGCTAATATTAGACTGCGAGCAATCGGTTTAAATCCTCTCTATACTGAAGAAAAATATCAGAAAAGTCCATATACCCACTTGGAGCGCTTTTCTGATACTAAAAAGGAAGCTTTTACTAAAGCTAATTTCTTTGAAGCTAGCGTCACCAGTTATGTAATGTCTTCTGGCGTCACAGGATGGGACGAAATATAA
- a CDS encoding ribonucleoside-diphosphate reductase subunit alpha, whose protein sequence is MIQPTLTATKKPQPSHYQEPKPLKIQVIKRNGTKAGLDIGKIRAVVEWATRGLSLNPITLEAGLTTRLRDGVTTREIQENLIRCALEMCSPSEPDWRYVAGRLHIWSLWKDTLVKRGYLYDDYQKTVTNKVATGEYDERILSYSPAELTEAGSWIKADWDTDYDYAGAVLLTSRYLLDNELPQEALLSACLLLALPETPETRLYWAKQFYQAIASRQISLATPILANLRTSTGSLTSCFITAMDDNLESIFNEVTNTARISKSGGGVGVNCSRIRATGSWVMGKKNASGGVIPWIKILNDTAIAVNQGGRRAGAVTVSIDIWHLDVPEFLEMQTENGDQRRKAYDVFPQLVITDEFMRRVVNAQDWTLVDPYEVKTQFGIELATLWGAEFEHWYQKIENSLGEKITLYKRINARELFKLIMRAQVETGLPYLAFKDTINRANPNQHEGYIPAVNLCTESFSNVIPGDKAHCCNLLSLNLANLEISEIPHLCRLGVRILDNTIEISEPPFAAAKNHNQHYRTIGVGCMGLADWLAKRQLSYRHLEEINILFEEIGYWCTQASLELAQARGAYPGFPGSQWSLGNLIGAKPVSWYLDNAQHKQRWVQLSQDIQQFGIRNSHITAIAPNTSSSLVQGCTASVLPAYSRFFYDKWAKGTVPIAPPFVNDYYWYYQENKALDQQQIVKAIAAIQQWIDTGISMELIFNLNQGVYYPDQPDKALKAKDIFDTLILAWQEGCKAIYYIRTVQKDDFKDSSDQCTSCAN, encoded by the coding sequence ATGATACAGCCCACTCTCACCGCCACCAAAAAACCACAACCCAGCCACTATCAGGAACCAAAGCCGCTGAAAATTCAAGTAATTAAGCGTAATGGAACCAAAGCAGGCTTAGATATCGGTAAAATCCGCGCTGTCGTTGAGTGGGCAACTCGAGGATTAAGCCTCAACCCCATAACCTTAGAAGCAGGATTAACCACTAGACTCAGGGACGGAGTTACTACTAGAGAAATTCAAGAAAATCTCATCCGCTGCGCACTGGAAATGTGTAGCCCGTCCGAACCAGATTGGCGTTATGTTGCTGGAAGACTACATATTTGGAGTCTGTGGAAAGATACCCTAGTCAAGCGAGGTTACCTCTACGACGACTACCAGAAAACCGTAACTAATAAAGTGGCAACAGGAGAGTACGATGAGAGAATACTTAGTTACTCCCCCGCAGAATTAACAGAAGCGGGTAGCTGGATTAAAGCCGATTGGGATACAGACTACGACTACGCCGGCGCCGTTTTACTGACTAGTCGCTATCTTTTAGATAATGAACTACCTCAAGAAGCCCTACTCAGCGCCTGCTTACTCCTCGCTTTACCAGAAACTCCCGAAACTAGACTATACTGGGCAAAACAATTTTATCAGGCGATCGCCTCGCGGCAAATTTCCCTAGCCACACCAATTTTAGCTAACTTAAGAACTTCCACAGGTTCCCTGACAAGCTGCTTTATTACCGCTATGGATGATAACCTCGAGAGTATCTTTAATGAAGTAACCAACACCGCGCGCATCTCCAAAAGTGGTGGCGGTGTAGGAGTAAATTGTTCCCGCATTCGCGCCACCGGAAGCTGGGTAATGGGCAAAAAAAACGCCTCTGGAGGAGTCATACCCTGGATTAAAATACTCAACGACACAGCGATCGCCGTCAATCAGGGAGGACGTCGCGCCGGCGCCGTTACAGTGAGTATCGATATTTGGCATCTCGATGTTCCCGAATTTCTAGAGATGCAAACCGAAAACGGCGATCAACGTCGCAAAGCTTATGATGTTTTCCCCCAACTGGTGATTACCGATGAATTTATGCGTCGCGTAGTCAACGCCCAAGACTGGACTCTAGTAGATCCCTACGAAGTCAAAACCCAATTTGGCATTGAATTAGCAACCTTATGGGGTGCAGAATTCGAACATTGGTACCAAAAAATTGAAAACAGTCTCGGAGAAAAAATTACTCTCTACAAGCGGATAAATGCTCGAGAGTTATTTAAACTTATTATGCGGGCACAAGTAGAAACCGGCTTACCCTACTTAGCTTTTAAAGATACCATCAACCGCGCTAACCCTAATCAACACGAGGGTTATATTCCCGCAGTTAACCTTTGTACGGAGTCTTTTTCTAACGTAATTCCCGGAGACAAAGCTCACTGTTGTAATTTACTAAGTCTCAACTTAGCTAATCTGGAAATCTCAGAAATTCCCCATCTCTGCCGCTTAGGGGTGAGAATACTCGACAACACCATCGAGATTAGTGAACCACCCTTTGCTGCAGCTAAAAACCATAACCAACACTATCGTACTATCGGCGTTGGTTGTATGGGTTTAGCAGATTGGTTAGCTAAAAGGCAACTCTCCTATCGTCATCTCGAAGAAATTAACATCCTCTTTGAAGAAATCGGCTACTGGTGTACCCAAGCTTCTTTAGAATTAGCCCAAGCAAGAGGCGCTTATCCCGGTTTTCCCGGTAGTCAGTGGAGTTTGGGTAACCTTATTGGCGCTAAACCTGTCTCTTGGTATCTAGATAACGCCCAACACAAACAACGCTGGGTGCAACTTTCTCAAGATATTCAGCAATTTGGGATCCGCAACTCCCATATTACCGCGATCGCACCCAACACCTCCTCCTCTCTCGTGCAGGGTTGTACCGCTAGCGTTTTACCGGCTTATAGCCGCTTTTTCTACGATAAATGGGCAAAAGGAACCGTTCCTATCGCCCCACCCTTTGTTAACGACTATTATTGGTACTATCAGGAAAATAAAGCCTTAGATCAACAACAAATCGTTAAAGCGATCGCCGCCATACAACAGTGGATCGATACGGGTATCTCCATGGAACTGATTTTTAACCTTAACCAGGGCGTTTACTACCCAGATCAACCAGACAAAGCCCTCAAAGCTAAAGATATCTTTGACACACTGATCCTAGCTTGGCAAGAAGGCTGTAAAGCTATCTACTATATCCGTACAGTCCAAAAAGACGACTTCAAAGATTCCAGCGATCAATGTACTAGTTGCGCTAATTAA
- a CDS encoding J domain-containing protein yields MAYSVGTMGIGLCLFLIFFGVVCWFFFTLEAKPVPRGEYCELACLWEDAPQSALKGQSYHLATPFASIFIPTWHHFYRSNLGKPEIDYWEWRSFPASDSVCPELTALLASKSPNTAVKSILLQLASAPVDPFQEGDFGQQIQNYLLFKDWHQASYHVLGEKSLAGVYQVCFNTSWDTIKQILGQREGKWWQVLNVNPEATVSEVEQAYKLLIRHWHPDLNSSPHSHQMAIMINSAYQDYKSLSPVRSLSPFFSLLYKIYTFFSSLKLSPLLKVRN; encoded by the coding sequence GTGGCTTACTCAGTTGGAACAATGGGAATAGGATTATGTTTGTTTTTAATCTTTTTTGGCGTCGTTTGCTGGTTTTTTTTTACTCTAGAAGCTAAACCTGTACCCAGGGGAGAATATTGTGAACTTGCTTGTCTCTGGGAAGATGCCCCCCAAAGCGCTCTTAAGGGCCAATCCTACCACCTGGCCACGCCCTTCGCTTCTATTTTTATCCCTACTTGGCATCATTTTTATCGCAGCAATTTAGGTAAACCTGAAATAGATTACTGGGAATGGAGGAGTTTTCCTGCATCTGACTCGGTTTGTCCAGAATTAACCGCTTTACTAGCTTCAAAATCTCCAAATACCGCCGTTAAGTCTATTTTATTGCAATTAGCCTCAGCACCAGTTGACCCATTCCAAGAGGGTGATTTTGGGCAACAAATTCAAAACTATCTTTTATTCAAAGATTGGCATCAAGCTAGTTATCATGTTTTGGGAGAAAAAAGTCTAGCTGGTGTTTACCAAGTGTGTTTTAATACTTCCTGGGATACAATTAAGCAAATTCTGGGACAAAGAGAAGGCAAATGGTGGCAAGTACTCAATGTCAATCCCGAGGCTACGGTTTCAGAGGTAGAACAAGCTTACAAGTTATTGATTCGTCATTGGCATCCTGATCTTAATAGTAGCCCCCATTCTCATCAGATGGCTATTATGATCAACTCAGCTTATCAGGATTATAAGAGTTTATCCCCAGTGCGATCGCTTAGTCCTTTCTTCAGTCTTTTGTACAAAATATATACTTTTTTCTCTTCCTTAAAATTATCCCCTTTACTCAAAGTAAGAAACTGA
- a CDS encoding DUF928 domain-containing protein, translating into MLKLILLIITLNFTLSSFVLAQANLPKVPETGKPETEARPGGTRTGNLEDNSCNSATSLNPVSLLAQGSRDFTASEFPSFWFYLPYTQQQVENIEFILKNPEGEQIIYRTSVELTNQPGIRKVSLPSQPEYALALDTDYLWELIIYCQANDTPNPDIKLEGWITRVEITGEETAVQPVYQSYIAQDILYDAVTQLAQLYHQNPDDQQYQADWKELLELLGYVDLIEKPLVLDVP; encoded by the coding sequence ATGCTTAAATTAATTTTACTGATCATAACTCTTAACTTCACTCTGTCTAGTTTTGTTTTAGCACAGGCTAATTTACCAAAAGTACCAGAGACGGGTAAACCAGAAACTGAAGCACGCCCTGGCGGCACCAGAACCGGTAATCTGGAGGATAATAGCTGCAACTCTGCGACTAGCTTAAATCCCGTATCTTTATTAGCTCAAGGTAGTAGAGATTTTACCGCTTCTGAATTTCCTAGTTTTTGGTTTTATCTACCCTATACTCAGCAACAGGTAGAAAACATCGAATTCATTCTTAAAAATCCCGAAGGGGAGCAAATTATTTACCGTACATCTGTTGAATTAACCAATCAACCGGGTATTAGAAAAGTGTCTCTTCCGAGTCAACCTGAGTACGCTTTAGCGTTGGATACGGATTATCTCTGGGAGTTGATTATCTACTGTCAAGCTAATGATACCCCTAACCCCGATATCAAGCTCGAAGGTTGGATAACCAGAGTGGAAATTACCGGAGAAGAAACTGCTGTACAACCTGTTTATCAAAGTTATATCGCCCAAGATATACTCTATGACGCAGTTACTCAATTAGCTCAACTTTATCATCAAAATCCCGATGATCAACAGTATCAAGCTGATTGGAAAGAGTTATTAGAATTGTTGGGTTATGTGGATTTGATAGAAAAACCTTTAGTACTTGATGTTCCCTAA
- a CDS encoding zinc ribbon domain-containing protein, translating to MPICPHCQHEIATEAVICPYCRKELRAYGHRGIPLYYAEPTKFLCDRCLYEQDDTCTFPQRPYAKTCTLYQEQSVEIAPTPPKQRFSLLTLRYWWERHRGLLLLFSLILISLIFALLST from the coding sequence ATGCCAATTTGTCCTCATTGTCAACACGAAATTGCAACTGAAGCCGTAATTTGTCCTTATTGTCGTAAAGAGTTAAGGGCTTATGGTCATCGGGGAATTCCTTTGTATTATGCTGAACCAACAAAATTTTTGTGCGATCGCTGTCTCTACGAGCAAGATGATACCTGCACTTTTCCCCAACGTCCTTACGCTAAAACTTGTACTCTCTATCAGGAGCAATCAGTAGAAATAGCGCCCACCCCTCCAAAGCAACGATTCTCACTCTTAACCCTTAGATACTGGTGGGAACGTCATCGAGGCTTATTATTATTATTTTCTTTAATATTAATTAGTCTTATTTTTGCCTTGCTCTCAACTTAA
- a CDS encoding DUF6311 domain-containing protein produces the protein MLNTEWNKQSEFAQNLKLIVLATILGTLYSVALIKSAIIPANVDWLINVKDPSQHYLSWVFYQQDLNWYFPLTFTSRLLYPTGIAISYTDALPLFAVIAKIFTTEPFQYFGLSIVINHVLQLFFGFKIGQVISRNNFIYSLLSGLVILLCPPLTWRLVGHIALANFWLIVCVLWLYLKEYQAYNFNQVVLPQMFLSFLVGGIHVYLVPMIFSITAATYFKLYLFKEINLPQLFRWTIYTLIPLLLAWLIFGYLSSASTTESEGYGILSMNLLAPINSMGLSIILPKLPIAFSEQSEGFNYLGLGVILLIIPNILHIKRSWYKLWQPNLLPLTVVCILLTLFAISSTVTLGPYIILAIPLPEFILKCFSIFRATGRFFWPVNIAITIGVLAITYQYWQKWRAIILVILILCIQYVDLAPLRSDIRYWTNRELQPLPLVSPLWRELGENHQKLIVLPAYQCGVEETPLGEFRAFAFIATQQKMMLNSFQASRLSPDAGEIHCEELPKQAKAGNLEADAAYVFTPEFYNEIDKDKITSHSCKSVDGLILCTHQISAKSKTNPGKTSSPDNFCGLGKISTS, from the coding sequence ATGCTCAATACTGAGTGGAACAAACAATCGGAATTTGCACAAAATCTCAAATTAATTGTTTTGGCAACTATTTTAGGCACTCTCTATAGTGTTGCCCTAATAAAATCTGCTATTATCCCTGCTAATGTAGATTGGCTAATTAATGTTAAAGATCCATCGCAACACTACTTGAGTTGGGTATTTTACCAGCAAGATCTTAACTGGTATTTTCCTTTAACTTTTACTTCTAGATTGCTCTATCCTACCGGTATAGCCATTAGTTATACTGATGCTCTTCCTTTATTTGCGGTTATCGCTAAAATCTTTACTACTGAACCTTTTCAATACTTTGGTTTATCTATAGTTATTAACCATGTTCTTCAGTTATTTTTTGGCTTTAAAATCGGTCAAGTAATTTCTCGTAATAATTTTATTTACTCTTTACTTAGTGGTTTAGTTATTCTGCTTTGTCCACCTTTGACTTGGAGATTAGTTGGCCATATTGCCTTAGCTAATTTTTGGTTAATTGTTTGTGTTCTCTGGTTGTATCTGAAAGAGTATCAAGCCTATAATTTCAATCAAGTTGTTCTCCCTCAAATGTTCCTCAGCTTTTTAGTTGGAGGAATCCACGTTTATTTAGTCCCGATGATATTTTCGATCACAGCTGCCACTTATTTTAAATTATATTTATTCAAAGAAATAAACTTGCCTCAGTTATTTAGGTGGACTATATATACTCTAATTCCTTTATTGCTCGCTTGGTTAATTTTTGGATATCTTTCGAGTGCAAGCACTACAGAATCAGAGGGTTATGGAATTTTAAGTATGAATTTACTTGCGCCGATTAATTCTATGGGATTGTCTATAATATTGCCTAAACTTCCTATTGCTTTTAGTGAACAATCAGAGGGATTTAATTATTTAGGATTAGGGGTAATTCTTTTAATTATTCCCAATATCTTACATATTAAACGATCCTGGTATAAACTTTGGCAACCTAACTTACTTCCTTTGACTGTTGTCTGTATTTTACTCACTCTTTTTGCGATTAGTTCTACTGTTACCCTGGGACCTTATATTATTTTAGCTATTCCACTACCAGAGTTTATTTTAAAATGTTTTAGTATCTTTAGAGCGACTGGAAGATTTTTTTGGCCCGTCAATATTGCGATTACCATCGGTGTTTTAGCTATAACTTATCAGTATTGGCAGAAATGGCGAGCTATAATTTTAGTTATCTTAATACTCTGTATACAATATGTGGATTTAGCCCCACTGAGGTCAGATATAAGATATTGGACTAATCGAGAGTTACAACCATTACCCTTGGTATCGCCACTCTGGCGGGAATTAGGGGAAAATCATCAAAAACTGATAGTTTTGCCAGCTTATCAATGTGGGGTAGAGGAAACTCCCTTGGGAGAGTTTAGGGCTTTTGCTTTCATCGCGACGCAACAAAAAATGATGCTTAATAGTTTCCAAGCGTCTCGTCTTTCCCCTGATGCGGGAGAAATTCACTGTGAAGAATTACCAAAACAAGCCAAAGCGGGTAATTTAGAAGCTGATGCAGCTTATGTTTTTACTCCTGAATTCTATAACGAAATAGATAAAGATAAGATAACTTCTCACTCTTGTAAATCTGTAGATGGGCTAATTTTGTGTACTCACCAGATTTCCGCCAAATCCAAAACAAACCCAGGTAAAACATCCTCTCCTGATAACTTTTGTGGACTTGGCAAGATTTCAACTTCTTGA
- a CDS encoding RNA-binding protein: MSIYVGNLNYKVTDSDLNDVFAEYGTVKRVHIPTDRDTGRARGFAFVEMETEAEEDAAITALDGAEWMDREIKVNKAKPPEKRRSFGGERKGNRY; this comes from the coding sequence ATGTCAATCTATGTAGGCAACCTCAACTATAAAGTAACTGACTCTGATCTAAATGATGTATTTGCCGAATATGGAACCGTTAAACGCGTTCATATTCCTACTGATCGCGATACAGGTCGTGCTAGAGGTTTTGCATTTGTAGAAATGGAAACAGAAGCAGAAGAAGACGCAGCAATCACCGCTCTAGACGGCGCGGAATGGATGGATCGCGAAATTAAGGTTAATAAAGCTAAACCACCTGAAAAAAGAAGATCATTCGGCGGTGAACGCAAAGGCAACCGTTATTAA